The genomic region GCTGAGGCCGGCGCTGGAGGCGCTGGAGGCGGAAGGCGTGATCCGGCGGCAGCCGCGCTCCGGCGCGTTTCTGGCCTCCGTGCCTGCCCCGGCGGGACGCGGCGCGCTGCTCGCGGTCGTGGCGCCGTTGCAGGGCATGGGCGAGGAGCGGCCCGCCGGCGATCCCTCGTGGATCCACCGAGTCATCTCGGCGTTTGAGCGCACGGCGAATGTCGCCGGCGCAAGCGTCACCCTCTACGACCAATCTCCCCTCGCCGCCGATCCCTGCTCCGTCAAGGACCTCGTACGCCGCGCGGCCGAAGACGGGGCGGACGCGGTGATCGTCTTCCACGCCCTCGGCGAACGCGGCAAAATCGCGCACGCTCTCGCCATTCTGCACGACCTGGGCGTCCCCTCCGTCGTGATCTCCTCGCGCACCTATCCCGGCCTCGCAAGTCAGGTGTATTTCGACTCCGGCTGGGGATCGTATCTAGCGGTGCGCCATCTTCTGTCCTACGGGCACACCCGGATTGGTTTCGCCGGCGGCGCAAGTGGGCATGAATGGGTGCAGGACCGCCGGCGGGGCTATCAGGCGGCTCTGGAAGCGTCGGACATCGCTCCAGAGCCCCTCTGGGAGTTTCTCCCCAGCGACGGGGAAGCGGAGGCGTTCGCCGACGACGGCGCTTTCGCCGTCCGCCAATGGCTGGCGCTTCCCGCCGCAGAGCGACCCACAGCGATTGTCGCCGCCAACGATCAGATCGCCCTCAGCGTTTTGACCGAAGCCGCTTCGCATGGCCTCTCGGCGCCCGCCGATTTTTCGCTGATCGGGTTTGACAATGGCGCGGAAGCGCTCCGAATCGGGCTGACAACCGTCGAGCGGCCGACGGAGGCGCTCGGGGAAGCGATCGCCCGGGTCACGCTGGAGCGCCTTGCGGCCGGCCCCAGCGCCGACAGCGTCACGGTCCGTCTGCGCCCGGTGCTGATTCAGCGCAAGACCGTCGGATCGCCGGCGTCATCAGTAAAAAACAAGTAAAAACAGCAACGGAAATATCAGCACGGAGAGAAGAAATGACGACACCTAAGATCCGTATTAGCCGCACGGGCGCTCTGACCATGGCGCTCGGAGCCGCCGGGGCGCTATCCCTAATGGCGCTCTGTCCGGCGGGCAAGACCGAGCCGCAAAAGGCGCACGCCCCCAACGAGCTTCTCACTGGCCAGGCGGCGCTGAACTCGGACTGGGCCGACGACCAGCCGGGCCTGCGCCGCCACTTCACCGTCGCGGACCTGCCGGCCGCGTACGCCACGCAGTCGGTGGACAACGGTGCGCACATGGTCCCCAAGCCCGACGGCGCGCTGCCGAAGGCGCCGGCGGGATTTGCCGTCGAAGCGTTTGCGACCGGGCTCAACAACCCTCGTAAGATCATCACCGCGCCCAACGGCGACTTATTCATCGCGGAGAGCGGCCCGAACCGCATTCACGTGCTGCGGGACACCGATGGCGACGGCAAGCCGGACTCGAACGAAGTTTTTGTCGACGGCCTCAAGCAGCCGTTTGGACTGGCGTTTTATCCGGCCGGTCCTAATCCCAAGTATCTGTATGTCGCGAATACAGACTCCGTGGTGCGCTTCCCCTATCACAAAGGCGACCTGAAGGCGACGGGGCCGGGCGAGACGATCATCGACGATATCTCCGGAGGCGGACGCCTGCGCGGCGGCGGCCACTGGACTCGTGATATCGTCTTCTCCAAAGACGGCAAGCATCTTTTCGTCTCCGTCGGCTCACGCTCGAATGTCGAGGAGAACGACGGGCTAATCGAAGTGGAGAAGCGGCGCGCGCGAATCTTTGAATACGATGTCGATGGCAAGAACGAGCAAGTCTACGCCAGCGGTATCCGCAACCCGGTCGGCATCGCGATCAACCCCATCACTGC from Capsulimonas corticalis harbors:
- a CDS encoding GntR family transcriptional regulator, coding for MGRHKSDVEIRLREYLRRPERRVGDKLPGERALAAALGVGRTALRPALEALEAEGVIRRQPRSGAFLASVPAPAGRGALLAVVAPLQGMGEERPAGDPSWIHRVISAFERTANVAGASVTLYDQSPLAADPCSVKDLVRRAAEDGADAVIVFHALGERGKIAHALAILHDLGVPSVVISSRTYPGLASQVYFDSGWGSYLAVRHLLSYGHTRIGFAGGASGHEWVQDRRRGYQAALEASDIAPEPLWEFLPSDGEAEAFADDGAFAVRQWLALPAAERPTAIVAANDQIALSVLTEAASHGLSAPADFSLIGFDNGAEALRIGLTTVERPTEALGEAIARVTLERLAAGPSADSVTVRLRPVLIQRKTVGSPASSVKNK
- a CDS encoding PQQ-dependent sugar dehydrogenase, with protein sequence MTTPKIRISRTGALTMALGAAGALSLMALCPAGKTEPQKAHAPNELLTGQAALNSDWADDQPGLRRHFTVADLPAAYATQSVDNGAHMVPKPDGALPKAPAGFAVEAFATGLNNPRKIITAPNGDLFIAESGPNRIHVLRDTDGDGKPDSNEVFVDGLKQPFGLAFYPAGPNPKYLYVANTDSVVRFPYHKGDLKATGPGETIIDDISGGGRLRGGGHWTRDIVFSKDGKHLFVSVGSRSNVEENDGLIEVEKRRARIFEYDVDGKNEQVYASGIRNPVGIAINPITAELWMSVNERDGLGDNLVPDYVGHVEPGGFYGWPWYYMGNNPDGRAKGDHPADLGAKTLIPDVLVQPHSASLCVTFYEGKQFPKEYVNDAFAAEHGSWNRARRTGYKVIRVATKKGKATGEYQDFLTGFVTTEGDVWGRPVGVTVGKNGDLFVTDDGSNTVWRVSYKK